In Tachysurus vachellii isolate PV-2020 chromosome 24, HZAU_Pvac_v1, whole genome shotgun sequence, the sequence TTATCAACTGTAAAGGTGAGCTCACATTCAGAACATCGCAAGATCGCACTGgacattttctttctctatatACAGTACGTTTTCATTAACACGTTTACTGAAATTGAAACActtgtaggggggcacggtggcttagtggttagcacgttcgcctcacacctccagggtcggggttcgattcccgcctccgccttgtgtgtgtgtgtagtttgcatgttctccccgtgcctcgggggtttcctccgggtactccggtttcctcccccggtccaaagacatgcatggtaggttgattggcatctctggaaaattgtccgtagtgtgtgattgagagtgtgtgtgtgtgtgtgtgccctgtgatgggttggcactccgtccagggtgtatcctgccttgatgcccgatgacgcctgagatgccaggctccccgtgacccgaggtgattcggataagcggtagaagatgaatgaatgaaacacttGCACATACTCGCACAAATTTTTcccaaaaagcatttcagcgtAATGGTACTGGTAAATTTTATAGCAAaactctctctagctctctctctctctctcactctctcactccctttcatgttttcttgtatgctttctctctcccccttttctcttcctctctctcactcactcacccttcACCTACCCACCCcattatttctctctccctccccttccTCACTCTGCCCCAACATTCCCTATCttcttccctctctttcttcccctccccatccctctctcctctatctctctctctccctaactctctttctctccgtcaCCTCTggttctttttctgtctctgtagtCAAACGATCTTTTGCAATGCTTTCGGGAAACTGCTCTTAAATTGATTTATTAAGGCTCTTTATATCTCAAAATCAGTTAAaccttactttttttttaatcggcTTAATACTTAAAGCTACAATAATAAacacgttttaaaaaaaacatttaaaaaaaaaataaataaaaactttccaGTCTTCTATGAGCTACTTAATTATTTTACGGCAATAACAAAAATCCTTCTAAAAACACACTTGGAGCCAGTTCTGTCCTGACTCTGCTCCAGTTgacttctctctcgctctgcgTTCTCAGCCAGCTGGGGCTGAGTCTCAACAGCTGTTCTCAGAATGCTGGgatttttcctgtaacagcaaaACAGGATTCCGACCAAGCCGTGTGACAGCACACACCGAGGTAGCCacgaaaaacaaaacatttcaatcaATCACACATGCTAATCTGGACCCCCCAGCCagagcacaaaaacacacacacacacacacacacacactcagtgtggGTGTTTTGTTCTCACAGGATATAGATCTTATTTAAACGCTgatttttttatctatattaCATAACAGCGTTTGCACAATAGTGACCTCCATTTGGTCAGCCACCTCTTCAGCGTTACAGTAAACACACGTCGTGTCCACTGGGAGCTAACCGGATCCTGTTTACGACTCGAATGCAGCACGGTTAATGTGTGTCAGCGTGAGTGTGAATGGGTTGTGCACATAACACACCGGCAAATTATGCCATAATATCTGAAAGATGTATAATTGATTTCTCTCTTTCCAGATGTTAACGAGTGTAGGCTTCACCCCAACCAGTGCCTCGAGCCGTCAAGATGTGCCAACAGCCCGGGCTCATACGAGTGCAAGTGTCCTACAGGATACACGTACAACTATACACATAATGAGTGCCAGGGTAAGAGTTcagtctcacatacacacacacacacagtataatcaCTAACTGAAGGGTCTAACACACTTTTTTGTAAGTGTTCTTCCAATATCATGCTCACCTTCATCTATtcatttcactctctcactcactcatcttctaccacttatccgaactacctcgggtcacggggagcctgtgcctatctcaggcgtcatcgggcatcaaggcaggatacaccctagacggagtgccaacccatcacagggcacacacacacacactctcattccctcacgcaatcacacactacggacaattttccagagatgccaatcaacctaccatgcatgtctttggaccgggggaggaaaccggagtacccggaggaaacccccgaggcacggggagaacatgcaaactccacacacacaaggtggaggcgggaatcaaacccccaaccctggaggtgtgaggcgaacgtgctaaccactaagccaccgtgcccccctattcatttcaattcagtttatttgtattgaagttttaacaattcacattgtcttaaagcagctttacagaagtatagaaatagaataataatgttaaagaTTAATGTTTAAGGTTAAGTCACTGTTTATCTCTAAAGTcaatccctaatgaacaagcctgaggtgacagagatgaggaaaaactccctgagatgatatgaggaagaaaccttgagaggaaccagactcagaagggaacctcatagtcatttgggtgacattgaacaggaaataatgtcaatgtgaataatgtcatttctacaacagtttatagtcgagtgAAATTGTGCAATTTacagctcctgaggaactaagaGCTCAGCAttatttctgagttcattacagacttaacactatttacttcctgctgaagtctccAAATGATTCATCTGCTTTTTTTTGCACCAGAGATACAAGGCTAACAGACAAATAACGAAAGTGGATCTTACCCTAAAGTTTGTCTGTACATAGCTACATAAATACATGCTGTGACTGATACTGGACACATTcctgttttaaaataaagtcttATGTAAAATGTAACTGTATTATTATCCAGATAAAGTTATGCTTTTTGGTTATAACTCCGCTGTTAATCCTTAGGAGGTAGGATGGAGTGGAATGAGAAGATATCGGATATCACTCTGGGgggcgggaaaaaaaaaaaggatttttggTTGTTAACGATGACTGGACTATTAATGTTCCAACATTCAGTGACACGTGTATGTTTATAGACTAAAAGTAATTCACACAGGGTTAGAAACATGAGGATAAGCCTGTGTGGCATTATTTAAGGCTGAAATGATCTGGAATTATGATTAATGTTCCAGAGTGTGTCTTCATCTATTGAAAGGTTGTGCAGACCAAACCATAGGTGCAAACCTACAGACACGAATCATGGACAGTATGACGTACTCCTGTCCTATTCTGATGACTCTGATCAGCCTACTGATAAGGTTATAACAGAACATTTAAGATCATGAGGCCTGGAGATGAAATTCTTAATCGATTTGCAGTATATAAACCGTTTAACTCCGCCcacttctatttttatttagctaattaatgtgtaagtgtgtaaaacCTACTACTGGAAACTAGTCCTGAGAGTTTTATCCTGTCTTCAGAAAATTTGTGTGGCTCAGGAGAGTTTGATCCTCTGAACAATATCGCTGACACTTGCTAATGCTGAATGTGTGTAAAGTGGAAAAGCCTAATTCACTTATTATTCTCAACCCCAGAAAAACTCCAAATGCTTCAGTCATCTGGTCGTTTGTGTTCTTTGTATTGTGATTCAGTAGCGTGTGCTTAGTCACATTTAGTTTTTCCTCCAGAATGGATTTTTATGGAGTAAAAAGTATTATCGAGTAAATAATCCACGTCGTTCATGTTGCCACGCTATTTCACACGCACCTTCTTGGTCACTTTTGACACCTGGTTACAGATTTGCCCATTTTGGATGAAAGACATTAACACAAATGGTGATTGAGTCTACTGTGTAATCACTCGTCAAACTTGTGTACAGTCAGGGCTAAAAGGAAATCAGCCCCAGCCTTCATGCCCTATTATTTATAGGAACTGAATATTAGTGGTCCTGTTACATATTGTTCCTAAAAGAAGCAGAACTGACATCATAAATCTGTTATCTGTCTAACCCCTGCTTTAcatattcgtgtgtgtgtctttcgtTTAGACGTGGACGAGTGTCAGCAGGACAAATGTGCGGACTTGTGTGTAAACACAGTGGGCAGCTACTCTTGTCACTGTAACGGACGTGAGAGGCTGAAGCTGGCAGAGGACGGTCACTCCTGTGAGAAAATCCGTGAATGTCTCAGCCTCTCCAACCACAAGTACGGAGAGATACTCTACCTGGGAGAGCAGTTCAGCGGCCAGCCCATGATCTTACTGCACTTTCGGATTCCGGAGAAGAAAAAGTGAGGGACTGATTtgctatgtttaaaaaaaatgcccaATGTTGCAAGAAGTAtttctttagaaaaaaatgGACTTATTTGAGATTGTTGTCAACAGTAACATGTTCGCTGCTGAGTTTGACTTCCGGACGTTTGAtccggagggtgtgattttgTACGCTGAATCGTTGGAGGACTCGTGGTTCATGCTGGGACTGAGGAACGGACGCATGGAGGTTCAGTTCAAGAACCAGCACGCCGCCAAGGTCACCAGCGGAGGCAAAGCCATAAACGACGGCCAGTGGCAcgtggtgagtgagtgtgttggcTCCAGCACAGGTCAGTGATTTCAAACCCAAATGTTAGATAATTACAATAAATGAGCAAATACAAAGCAAAGTGGGTCTTTAGCCGCTGTTTGACGGATTGTGTGACGGATTCTGCTGTCCAGCTTGAGGTTGGAAATTCTTTCCATCACTGAAGGACATTCAGTTTAAAGGTCCTGGGAAGGAACCtcgtgtgtattatatatattccgtacacacagactgaagtagtttaaatATTTGGTGCTTtttattgtgatgattttggctcacatttaacaaaaaactttgaacaaaatttgaatatggtgacattccaatcagctaatcaactcaaaacacctgacTGCTgatcattgacacccttcacaaggagggtaagccataaacattcattgccaaagaagctggctgttcacagagtgtTGTATCCGAGcttgttaacagaaagttgagtggaaaGAAAAAGCGTGGAAGAAAAATATGCACAACCAACAGCCTTGAGAGACAGCCCTGAACCGCAGCCTTGAGAgtcttgtcaagcaaaatcgattcaagaatttgggtgaacttcacaaggaatgtACTGAGGCATGGGTCAAGACATGAACCACACACAGTTGTGTCcaggaatttggctacagttgtactcctcttgttaagccactcATGAACCACATACAACGTCAGAGGCATCTTAGCTGgcctaaggagaagaagaactggactgtagCCCAaagtccaaagtcctcttttcatatgagagcaagttttgtattgcatttggaaaccaaggtcctagagtctggaggaaaagcggagaagctcatagcccaagttgcttaaagtccagtgttaagtttccacagtctgtgatgatttggggtgcaatgtcatctgctggtgttggtccattgtgttttttgaaaacgaAAGTCACTGCACCCGTTTACCAATAAATTTTTatagcacttcatgcttccttctgatGACCAgcttttttaaagatgctgatttcattttccagcatgaTTTGGGAtctgcccacactgccaaaagcaccaaaagcgggttaaatgaccatggtgttggtgtgcttgaccGGCCAGCAAACTGGCCAGACCTCAAgattaaaatgacaaacaagagactaaaaaatgcagatgagctgaaggccactgtcaaagaaacctgggcttccataccacctcagcagtgccacagactgatcacctccatgccatgtcgaattgaggcagtaattaaagcaataGGAGCCtctaccaagtattgagtacatatacagtacaataagtgaacatactttccagaaggccataaattcactaaaaatgttttgtatattggtcttatgaagtattctaatttttttttgagagagagaattgtgagccaaaatcatcacaattaaaagaaccaaagacttaaactactttaGTCTGTGTTTACtcaatttatataatacatgagtttcactatttgagttgaattactgaaataaatgaacttttccatgacattctgATTTATTGAGACGCacctgtacatgtgtacatgttTAAGTGGATATGAAAATCTTaaataacaaaaccaaaagtttctgaattattatttccagtgtgtgttagagttgGGACTGAAAGGCAGAAAGTATGTGGTCTTGTTTCGTCTGTAATTCACGATCTTGAATTGCTCTTGCGCAAATATTTGGTTCTTAGGAAACAAAACTGAAACTTACTGAGTACTGCGTACAATTCTGATAACCCTCAGGGCTTCTGGGAAGTCTGAGCTTAATCAGCAAGATCTAAAACTGGTTAAATATAGACCTTTCTTAATCATCCAACGTTGTACATTGCAGATATCAGTCGAGGAGCTGGAGAACAGCATCAGTGTGAAGATAAGTAAGGAGGCAGTGATGAGTATTAATAACCCTGGCAGCCTCTTCATGCCTGTCAATGGCATGCTGCAGGCCAAGGTTTACATCGCTGGCTTGCCCAATCGCACCAACATCAATAAACAGGTATCTCTTACACCAAACTGCCTGATTATTACACCATAATGTATCAGCTGTACCTGACAATACCTGCTTTTTAATGGAACACACAAGCATGCTGGGAATTTATTACACTCAGGCAATGTTTACATTGTTTTAGACTTTGTAGTGTAGAAACCAATTAcgtaaacttttatttaagatCTCTACCCAGATTTCACTAAATATCtggcgtgtgtttgtgtgttagatcAACCCCAGATTAGACGGCTGCATCCGGGGCTGGAACCTGATGAACCAGGGAGGTTCTGAAGTGAAGGAGTACATTCAGGGGAAAGAGAGCAAGCATTGCTTGGTTTATGTGGAGAAAGGATCCTACTTCAGTGGGGCTGGAATGGCCCAGTTCAACATTGACTACAGTGAGTCCACAGTGCTACAGTGTATGAAGATGACTAAAATAAAGACCTGGTGATTTCATCTGTCAGTTCCCTCTGAGCCCATTCATGCAATATCTAAAAGATATGaaagattaaataaacaatCCTGAAGCTTTGAATTAAAGCAGATAAATGTCACCCTCGAGCTACTGTGTGTCACCTAAAGCTAATCCATGTTAATAGAAATGCAGTTATTagaaagaacaggaatctgattCTATAGTGAGCACAGACTCACCCAGACTGGACAGATGAAGctgtttttttactgttttagaAATTTGCAGAATATTCACTAAGAATTTCTAGGtcactatttaaatttttgCAAATGTGTAATATTGTTAagtgatttgtaaaaaaaaaaaaaaaaaaaaagtcagacttTCCATGAGTCATATCCTTTCCTTTAAAGCGTGTGTTCAGGCGACACATGAATTCGATCTGAAACGGATCGTTAGGTTTTACACaaacttgtggagtccatgAAAGAGTACtcactgtcattaaagcaaagAAAGCAGGTCATCTCAGGCTTATTGTGGTTCCTCATTCAGGGCTGGAGACATCAGCTCAGTAAGCGGAGTTTTCACAATCttttaaatgtagatttgtGACTTAGATTTTAAtcgttgtttttattaatgaagtggtgcaatatatacagtatgtaaaggaAAGTTGATGATGGAAAGCAATGGATATAGAAGCATCTGATTATTCTCCCACCTTTGAGTTCAATATCGATGTGACCACTGGTGAGCTGATGTGTCTTATTAATAGCCATAAACTAACCATCAAAGATTAGACCTGTCACTATTCAGTCATGATGTTAGTTGCTTTTCTAAGCCAGGTATTTTATGAAACTGTAAAGTCACTCATTTTTAAAGCATACGGTATGTACAGCTCAatgctttgtgtgtttgctttgcaGATGTTGAGGGTCAGTGGAGAGTCGATGTGGTGATGAATATTCGTCCGTCCAGCAGCACAGGCGTTGTCTTCGCGCTCGTCAGCAACAACAccgtccctctctctgtctctgtgttaacTCAAGAACTGAACAGTGGGGTAAAATGGTTTCCTTTAGTGCCATTCCATGAGCATTATTCGTTTCTCTGATTACTTTtctacactctcactcacatttCACTCACGTTTCCCTTTACAGTACCTGCAGGTGTATTTAGACAACATTCCTGTTGTGAAGCTCGAGACGCTGATGCTGTGTTACCCAGAACCCTTAGAAGTGAAGCTGCTTGTGTCTGCTCATGACTTACAGATAAATGCCAACTCCTCCATTGTGTCCTACACTGACAAGGAAGCTCTCAGACAAGCTTTAGACAAGCTCAATGCCACCATGCAGCAGCCAGTCCTTACTTACATCGGGGGACTGCCAGGTATGCTTTCTATTCCCTATTTGTCAGATTAGATTCACAAATGTTTGACAACTACAGaggataaaaatatatcatgCTGTGGAAGGAAATGACAGACTTCAGCAATAAatggcatctcagagagcagaaatgcgATGGATGTCACCATTCACTTTGAagatttgtgtggaaaaacatTTGTGAGGAagaataaccttttttttttttttttggaaatgcttATAAATATAGAAACCTGAGTGTCTAcattcatatgagccattaaccatCAATGTGTCAAAAAGAATCAGTGTTGAACTTGGACACAACAAATTAGAAGGAAATTCTATTTTTCACTGATAAAAAGAGTTACACAAAAAAAGCTAGCTAGAACTATGTTCGACTATGTTCCATACTACCAACTATGTTCGAATTCATTGGAGCCAGGAATTCATCCATTTATTGAACAACCTTCCATGACGTTTTTCCAATAGTTAACGTCACACTTTATTCTGCATTTGCAAAAATGTCCAGTAACTTTTCATCCATTCTTATTTATCATGTTTAGGAAACTAAAAAGTTCAAGAATTCTGTTGGTAAACTGCAGCGCAAACACTACAAGAGTTGCTAACTATCCTTGGGATTAGACATTAAGAGGCTAGCAAGctttaaatattattgtttaGTAAGAGTTTCAATGTTAAGAATTTTAGTTCTGTTTGTTGATCAGTTTCCTGACAGTAGTGTTAAAGCTGGTGAATTTCGCTTAGCTCAGCTCAAAACACACAATTGATTACACAGAATTCTCAAGTGTTACCTCGAGCCTCCTCTCTGTCCTTACTTACTGTACTAAAAaagatatatgtatgtattaattataagacttatttacatttacagcatttggcagattctCATTATATCAGATTgtctcatttatacaaaaatTGAGATAAAGGTTAAGGGCTTTGATGAGGGTTATTGGGACAATAAGTattgacagcttggcagtggtgggatttgagctcataaCCTGTTGATCAGTAGTAGTGTCTtaagcactgagctaccacttccccttGTGTCTATCTTATTCACATATGATGTATAAGTATATACACTGTATGGAAATTTAATTGATATAGAGTTGATTAGCATTACCACCAGGAGTGGTCGCTCAGTGTTTGGGCTACCAGGTAGAAGGTTTGAAATCTGAGCACCACCAAGCTTTCACTGTCTGATCGTCGAGTCAATCTACACTTACTGCTCTGTGCTTTAGTTCAAATAAAGGTTTATTGGTCAAAATCACAATCATACCCTgtacaacaagatttttttcataACAGTAGAATCAAACtggataaaaatacataaaaataggatgaagggggcacggtggcttagtggttagcacgtccgcctcacacctccagggtcggggttcaattcccacctccaccttgtgtgtgtggagtttgcatgttctccccgtgcctcgggggtttcctccgggtactccggtttcctccctcggtccaaagacatgcattgattggcatctctggaaaattgtccagagtgagtgaatgagagtgtgtgtgtgtgtgccctgcgatgggttggcactccgtccagggtgtatcctgccttgatgcccaatgacacctgaggctccccgtgacacgaggtagattgtataagcggtagaaaatgaatgaatgaatgaatgaaaaataggATGATATAAAGTACATGAATACAGATACAGTAGGAATATAATGATATGAATACAGTATGCTTCTCATTAGTATTATGGATATAAATCGAGAACAATTGGAACCCTAAACCAGAGCCTTGCGGGACACCCGGTCATTCAGTAATCTTCATTTTACTCCAATTCTCTGTCAAgcagtaaaaatgaaatgaaatgaaatgaaatacagaAGACATGTATGTGCACATTAATTCATTACAATCATTCCTTATTTACTTAGCACAGACTAATCCCACATGCTGTTAGGGAAGAACTGCTTGTGCTTGCACAGTTCAGCACTAATAAGAGCTGCAGAAAGACTAGCCCTTTTACAAGCTCACCCACCCAAGCCTTCTGTCCTCAAGATCATAAATCTGTTTAATATATTACTTTAAGTGCGGTGTTTACAGGCAATTGTGTATTTACTGGAGATTTGCATTCTGACATCTGTATTatgctattattaaaaaaataatacagtattttGTGTTCATTATGCTCAGTCGGCATTTCTCAGGGGGATTCCTCAGACCATAGAGCTGAAAGTGtgacaagacaaacaaagtaATGGTACTGCGGAAAATgattcaaaaacacacaaattttcCTTTATCGGAACATGTTTGTGTGATATTGTGATTCTGGTAGTTACTGGTACTACACTAGACTTGTAGCTCCATGCAAAACTTGGACAGAGAACACATCGAGCTGCCTAGATTTGAAGTCACTGGAGAACGTGTGCAAATTCAGGGTCAAATGAGTCATATAATTGAATTTCACTTGTATGCTGGAAAAATCTTAAGTGCAGGACTCCTGCAGACTGAAGAATGTTTAATGTTTCCCACAAACTTCAGAGCCGTCGTAATGTTAAAGGAATCATTCTGCATGTTTTTAACACAATTTCTTTTAACCACATTTGCAATGTTACACAGGattatcacatactgtacagaaacTCTGACATTTCCCAAAGGACAGATCTTGAAACAGTGTTTCAGGGCAGGTGTTGGTGTGCCagtaaatgtgttttcagtgaaCACCCTAATGAAGTCTACTGCCAAAGTTATTTGTAAAATCTTTTACAAGAAGATTGTTTTCACTGGTTTCATTACAATTGCAAGGCCATTTCTGCCTGATGTGCATGAATGCTAGAGATTCTTTGTCCTAATTTTACtgttgcttcattgttgtaaaGTTGAAGAATACTTTCATAGGTTTCTCAAGTTTATCTCTTCCTaatacactatatgaccaaaagtgTGTGGACACTTAACCATCAATCCCAAATGTGTTTTTCCCCAGACAAAGTCTGAAGCACAAAATTTTGTAGAACATCTCCACCTGCAGTAGCTGTACAGTTTtgcttcactggaactaagaggctcaaaccttgtttcagcatgacaaggcccctgtgcacaaagcaaagctTCATGAAGACACGTATTGTTGTGTTAAGGTTGATGAATGTGGAAGAGCTCAATTGTCCTGCAAATGAGCCCTGACTCAATGCCACTGAACAGCTTTGGGATGAAATGGAACATCAGTGTatgatctcactaaagctcttgtagctgaatgaacacaaatcaccACAGCCACTCTCCAGAATCTggtggaaaaccttcccagaagagcgGAGCTGTTTATAACAGCAGAGCGGATTAAATCTGTAGTGAGTTGTTCAACTTGGCAATACAGGTTTAATGATCAAAAATCCACACACTTTTGGTAATTTAGAGTCTATTCTAAATATCAGCCCCCAGGTGG encodes:
- the pros1 gene encoding vitamin K-dependent protein S, which encodes MMMMMMMMRHCVLSLLLLAPLCYTHHFLPQNGASQFLNRHRRANAMFEESRKGNLERECIEELCSKEEAREIFENIPETEYFYPKYTECLVYYRVGIHNLNTETGIPLDLRTCVREISNQCLPMPCYKEGYERCVDGKGTYTCVCKPGWKGLHCEEDIDECKDVGFLAGCKHGCQNTLGSFQCFCYSGYYQEDVINCKDVNECRLHPNQCLEPSRCANSPGSYECKCPTGYTYNYTHNECQDVDECQQDKCADLCVNTVGSYSCHCNGRERLKLAEDGHSCEKIRECLSLSNHKYGEILYLGEQFSGQPMILLHFRIPEKKNNMFAAEFDFRTFDPEGVILYAESLEDSWFMLGLRNGRMEVQFKNQHAAKVTSGGKAINDGQWHVISVEELENSISVKISKEAVMSINNPGSLFMPVNGMLQAKVYIAGLPNRTNINKQINPRLDGCIRGWNLMNQGGSEVKEYIQGKESKHCLVYVEKGSYFSGAGMAQFNIDYNVEGQWRVDVVMNIRPSSSTGVVFALVSNNTVPLSVSVLTQELNSGYLQVYLDNIPVVKLETLMLCYPEPLEVKLLVSAHDLQINANSSIVSYTDKEALRQALDKLNATMQQPVLTYIGGLPDLPLSSMPVSAYYHGCMEIRVNKRLLDFDEAVSKHNSINSHSCPPVFPPESTFYY